Below is a genomic region from Mesorhizobium sp. NZP2298.
ATCTCGACCTGATGGCGCGTTTTGCCGAGCTTCATGCGCTTGGCTTTCCGTTGATGGCCGGCACCTCGCGAAAACGCTTCATCGGCACCGTCACCGGCCGCGATGCGGCCGACCGTGCCGCCGGGACGGCGGCGACCAGCGTCATTCTCAGGCTCAGGGGAGCGCATCTGTTTCGCGTCCATGATGTCGCAATCAACGTGGACGCGCTGGCCGTGGCGGATGCTATGCTGGCGCGTGAAACCGCTGCATCGGCCCGAAAATCGGAGTCGATTTTCGGAAAGCACGATGCGTAGATTCAAAAGTGTTAGAGCGTACTTTGTGCGTCCAAGTGGACGCACGTCGCTCTAGATCGGGACGCTGAGCCATGTATGTCATCCGCTTGAAGAACTGCGCCTTCTTTGCCCGGCATGGCGTGCTCGACGAGGAGGAGGCGCTCGGCCAGCGTTTCTATGTCGACGCGGTGCTGTCGGTCGAACCCGGCCGCGCGCTTGTCGACGATGCCATCGGGGAAACCGTCAACTATGGGATTGCCTTCACGGTGATCGAGAAGATCATCACCGGCGAGCGGCGCTTCCTGATCGAGGCCCTGGCAATGGAAGTGGCAAAGGCGCTGACGGAGCGGTTTCCCCAGATCAAGAGAGCCGAAATCACCGTGCGCAAGCCGAACGCGCCGGTGCCTGGTGTGCTCGATTATGTCGAGGTGACCGTTGTCTGGCCGGAGTAACACCGTCTATCTCAGCCTCGGCGGGAATCTGGGCGACCCCGCTGCCTCGATGGCAGCGGCGTTGCGTATTCTCGATGCCGATGCGGATACCAGCGTCGCCGCTGTCTCTTCGCTCTATCGTACGCCGCCCTGGGGCAAGCTCGATCAGCCGGATTTCCTCAACGCCGCCGCCGAACTGTCGACCCGACTCTCGCCGCGGGCGCTGCTCGATCTCTGCCTCGATGCCGAGCGAAAGCTGAAGCGGGTGCGTGAGGAGCGCTGGGGGCCGCGCCTGATCGATATCGACATTCTGGTGTTCGGCGACCGCATCATCCATGAGACCGGCCTGGAAGTGCCACATCCGCGCATGCTGGAGCGCGCCTTCGTGCTGGCGCCGCTGGCCGAAATCGCGCCGGATCTTGCCGTCGGCGGGCGAAGCGTGTCGGAGCGCTTGGGCGCCGTAGACGCCGCCGGCATCGAGAGATTGCCGTCCGGCCGTGACTGGTGGCTGCGCTGAGGCAATTCGAGGAAAGTGTGAGACGGCTCCGCCTTGGGAATTGCGTCGAACAAAGAGATGGATGGGCGTCAGCCTGAGAAACCGCCTGCGTCCAGGAATGCCTTTTCCTCCGCCGTGGTTTCGCGGCCAAGCAACCTGTTGCGGTGCGGAAAGCGGCCGAAGCGCTGGATGATGTCACGGTGCTCCAGCGCGTATTTCAGGTTGAACTCGGCCCTGGCGGTGTGCAGTTCGACCGAGATGTCCTGGTCGGCAAGGTTTTCAGCATGTTCGAACGGCAAATACAGGAACACGCGGACTTCGGGTTCCAGCGCCAGGTCATGCCCGGCGGCGACCGCCTTCTGAGCAAAATGCTTGGCCAGCGAGTCGGTGGCATACATGTGGCCGGTACCGCGAAAACAATTGCGCGGAAACTGGTCGAGCAGGATCATCAGCGCCAGCGAGCCTTCGGCGTGTTCTGACCAATCATCGCATTCGCGCCGCGCGGCGGCGTAGTGCAGATCAAGAAAGCGGTCGCGGAAACCGGCATCGAAGGCATCGTTCTTCTCGAACCATGCATCCTCGCCGGCGTCACGCCAGAATTTGGTGACCGACAGGGCCCTGCTGTCCAATTCCATGCATGCTTCCCTGTTCAATCGGCAGTTTCGGATTTGTGCAGGACGCCGGCCGTCTCTTCATTGAGTGCCTGACCGGGGCGGCGCGGCGTGGAGAGCGGTGTCGGAATCGGCGTGCCGATGTTGCCCCGCAAGAAGCGTTGTCCGGCGCGGATGCCTTCGGCGAGTTGGGTTTCGAAGCGGTCGGTGTCGCGGCGCCTGACGTCTTCGATCGTTTCAGCCACGTCTTCGGGATCGACACCAAGCGATTCCAGGGCCGAGCCACCGAAAACCAGGGCAGATTCGAAGGTCTCACGCAGCTGATAGTCGACGCCGGCGCGAATGAGCTGCAGCGCGGTGCCGCGGTCGAAAGCCCGGGCCAGCACTGTAAGCAGCGGAAATTCGGCCTTGATCAGCTCGGCAATGCGAACAGCCGCATCGGCCTTGTCGACACAGATCAGCACCGCGCGTGCCCGGCCGGCGCCGGCCGCATGCAGGATATCCAGCCGCGTGCCGTCGCCATAATAGACCTTGAAGCCGAAATCGGCCGCCGCCTGGATCATCTCGACATCGTTGTCGATGATCGAGACGTCTATGCCGCGCAACAGCAGCGGCTGGCTGGCGATCTGGCCGAAGCGGCCGAAGCCGATGATCAGCACGCTGCCAGTCAGGCCGTCGGCGATATCGACCCCGTCGAGCGACTGCTCGTCGCGCGGGGTGACATATCGCAAGGCGATGATTGCCAGCGGCGTCAGCACCATGGAGATGATGACGATCGCCGTCAGGGTCGCGTTGGCCTGGCCGTCGATGATGCCGACGGCAGCGGCGGCCGAGTAGAGGACGAAGGCGAATTCACCACCTTGCGCCATGAAGACGGCGCGTTCGAGCGCTTCGCGATGGCCGGTTTTGAGGATGCGGGCGACGATGTAGATGCCAAGCGCCTTCATCACCATGTAGGCGACGACATAGACGGCGATCAGCTTCCAGTTCGCGGCCACCACATGCAGGTCGAGCGACATGCCGACGGCAAGGAAGAACAGGCCGAGCAGGATACCGCGGAACGGTTCGATGTCGGCTTCGAGCTGATGGCGGAAGGTCGATTCGGACAGAAGAACGCCGGCCAGGAACGCCCCCATCGCCATCGACAGGCCGCTGAGCTGCATGGCGAGTGCCGATCCGAGCACGACCAGAAGGGCCGCCGCCGTCATCACCTCGCGGGCACGGGCATCCGCCAGGATGCGGAAGAAGGGGTTGAGCAGATAGCGTCCGGCCAGCACCAGTCCGACGATCGCGGCAAGGCCGATGCCGACCTCGGTCAGTCTTTCCGACAGGCTGGTGTCAGCGCCGCCGGGTGCCAGGAATGCGATCAGGGCCAGCAGCGGCACGATGGCCAGATCTTCCAGCAGCAGGATGGAGACGATGCGCTGGCCTTTCGGCGAGGCGATTTCGCCGCGTTCCTCCAGAAGCTGCATGACGATCGCCGTCGAGGTCAGCACGAAACCGGCTCCGGCCACGAAGGATTGCGAGATCGAAAACCCCCCGGCCATCCCCACGCCGGTCAGAAGGACCGCGCAGATCCCGACCTGGAGCGCGCCGAGGCCGAAGATTTCGCGCCGCAGGCCCCATAGCCGCGACGGCTGCATTTCCAGCCCGATGATGAACAGGAACATGACGACGCCGAGTTCGGCGACGTGGAGGATGGCGCCCGATTCGGAAAAGACGCCGATGCCGAACGGGCCGATCACCACGCCGGCGGCCAGATAGCCAAGGATCGAGCCGAGGCCCATGCGCTTGAAGATTGGAACGGCGACGACCCCCGCGGCAAGCAGCGCCACCACCTGAATGAGATCGCTGCCTGATGTTTCTACCGCCATTCCCACCGTTCCGTTTGTTCGAGGACCGCGGCCGACGCGGTCAAAACCATGGCGGCGCGCGGATCGAGGGATGCGCTGGGACGCCGTAGCACCTTGATTTTGCGCATGATCCGCTCAGAAAATCGATTCCGATTTTCATGTCTCGCGCCTGGCCGGAAGGATAGGGGTTTCGGCGCGGATCGAACAGCCTGAATCCAGCCCGGACAATATTGCAGGCGCGTTACACAAGTTGAGGCTGAGGCCGCGTTGCATCTTGCCACAATCGAGGGTTAGAGCACGCTCGGCTTCGGCCATTGGAGGGTGAGCGACGATCAAGTCGCGCCCTTTTGAGGAGATGACTGACATGAAGAAGTTTTTGCTTGTTGCCGTCGGCCTGGCGGTGCTTGCCGGCTCGGCCTGTTCGAAGGCACCGGAATGCACGGCCGAGATCGCGACCAAGAAGGCGCAGGACATGGCTGCCGCGCTGCAGGAAGCGATCACCAAGGATCCGTCCAAGGCAGCTGACCTGACCGCCAAGGTCCAGGCGGTGACAACCAAGTACCAGGGCACCACGACACTTGCCGATGCCTGCAAGGCCTATGACGAGGTGACGGCAGCGATCAAGGGCTGACGCCCGGTTCGACTGTTTCAGAGGAGGCGGTGGCGATGGGCTGCCGCCTCTTTGCTTTTGAGGTGTATTACGGCGCGATGCGCGCTCAGTTAGGCGCGATGGAGCCGACTTCGACGGCATCGACGCGCTTCAGGCTCATGCCGATGACCGGCACCAACTGGTCCTGGACACGCACGGCAACCGTCACGGTCATCGAATTGTCGTCGGGAATGCGGGCCTGCATGACGCCGCGCAACTGGTTACGGTTGATGGTGAAGACCACCTTGCGGGCATCGACAACATTGCCGCCGATGATATCGAGGCCTGCACCGGCCGAGCCGCCCATGAAGGAGCCCTTGTAGTCGCGGCCCTTGCGCTCGATCTTGGCTGACATTGGCTGGGTAAACACGCCGACCCGGCAGCCGCCGTCCAGCGTCATGCCCATCTTGCCGTCGGGCGTGGAGCCGGTGAAGCTGCAGTTGAATTTCGTGCCCTTGTACTTGCCGGCGATGATTTCGCCCGGACCGACCCATTTGCCTTCGGCCGACTGGAAGAACTGCTTGTCCGGCTCCGCGGCGGAAGCCCCGGAAGCGACGCCGACGACTGCTGTGATCGCGACGGCCAGGGGCAGGACGCTGGACAGAATTACGCTTTTCATCGACGACACCCGGCAACAAAGAGGCTGTTTGGAACCGGTTTGACCATGAAGAAGATTGGTTAATGCTTCGTCACTGCGGGGCGTCGAAACCGCAATCAGCTCATCGTCGGGAGGAGCAGGGCGCTACTTGCCGGAGCCCGTCGTTTCGGTGTCCTTCTTCGCGGCGAACGATGTCAAGGCAGAGAGAAAATCGCCCAGTCCAGGACGTTTGGCTGCACTGAAGGGCAGGGGGCGCGCCGTCTCCATCGCCGCGATGCCGATGCGTGCCGTCATCATGCCATTGACGACGCCCTCGCCGAGCTTTGCCGAAAGGCGCGCCGCCAGGCCGTGGCCGACGATCTGCTGGACGAAACTGTCGCCGACGGCGATCGAGCCGGTGACCGCCAGATGCGCCAGAACGCTGCGCGCCAGGCGGAAGAACCCCAGCGTTCCCGGCCGTCCGCCATAGAGTTCCGAAAGACGGCGAATGAGGCGGCCTGCCTCGAACACCACATAGGCGACATCGACGAGCGCGCGCGGGCTGACCGCCGTCACCAGCGAGACGCGTTTGGCGGCCTCGAGGATCATCACCTTCGCCCGGGCATCAAGGGGCCCGAGAATTTCCGCTTCGGCCAAGCGCACCAGATTGCCGCCATCGATGATTTCGCCGCGCAGTTCGGCCAGCGCACGCCGGCCGGCCGCTGTTTCCGGCTTGGCCGCGACGAAAGCCGAAAGCTCGTCGACCACTGATCGTGCCGCCTTTGGATCGTCGCGCGCGATGGCATCGAGCGCGCGCTTCTGCAGTTTTTCGACCTCGGCGAGGCGGGCGATCGCCAGGAACTCGCGGATCAGGATTACCAGGAGCGCGAGCACGGCAACAACAGCCATGCCGGCGGCCAGCCAGCCCAGCCATTCGGCACGGGCGAAGAGGTCGCGTATCAGCTGGTCTGTCCACAGGCCGACCGCCAGTGAAACCAGCACGCCCATGGCGCCGAAGAAGATGCTGGCCAACAGTGAGCGTTTTCTGGGGGCGATCGCCGGTGGCGGCTCGGCCGCAACGATGTCCGGCTCGTCGAAAACGTCGATCTCAGCCGGTATGACCAGCGCGACATCTGTCTTGAGCGCACGGGGTTTGCGCGAGGGCTCGGTCTGGCGCGCTTCTGGCGCATGCTGTGTTGGCGTGGCTTCCGGCTCGATGCGGAAGGCCGCCGGCTTGCGGGGCGCGGTCATGCCAGATGGTCTCCGATCAGGAACTGCAGGGCGCGGTCGAGCCTGATATGCGGCAAGGACAGCGTGACACCCTCGGCCGTGCGTTCGAGCCTTGGCGGACGGAACCGGACAAAGCGGATTGCCGGGTCCGCGGAATCCTGCCTGTGGTCGGGTCCGGAGATGTCGAACAGCGCATCAATTTTCTCCGGTAAGTCACCAGGAAATATGGCAGTTTCGGTCTTTCCGTCAAACGTTTCGCCGTTGATCCTCTCGCCGGCGATCGGCGTGCCGATAATGACCGGCAACGTCTCGCGGCCTTGCTTGACCGTGCCTTCTCGGGTCGCACGCACCGCCGCCATGGCCACCACGTCGACGTCGGCGCCGGTGAAGTTCGCCCGTGCCACGGCGCGGTCGGCCAACCGCCGTACGATAGCCTGCAACCGGTCATGGCTTTCATGGTGCAGGTGGTCGGCCTTCGTCGCGGCGACCAGGATGCGGTCGATGCGCCGCGAAAAGAGGTCGGTGAGGAAG
It encodes:
- the folB gene encoding dihydroneopterin aldolase; protein product: MYVIRLKNCAFFARHGVLDEEEALGQRFYVDAVLSVEPGRALVDDAIGETVNYGIAFTVIEKIITGERRFLIEALAMEVAKALTERFPQIKRAEITVRKPNAPVPGVLDYVEVTVVWPE
- the folK gene encoding 2-amino-4-hydroxy-6-hydroxymethyldihydropteridine diphosphokinase is translated as MSGRSNTVYLSLGGNLGDPAASMAAALRILDADADTSVAAVSSLYRTPPWGKLDQPDFLNAAAELSTRLSPRALLDLCLDAERKLKRVREERWGPRLIDIDILVFGDRIIHETGLEVPHPRMLERAFVLAPLAEIAPDLAVGGRSVSERLGAVDAAGIERLPSGRDWWLR
- a CDS encoding DUF924 family protein, with the protein product MELDSRALSVTKFWRDAGEDAWFEKNDAFDAGFRDRFLDLHYAAARRECDDWSEHAEGSLALMILLDQFPRNCFRGTGHMYATDSLAKHFAQKAVAAGHDLALEPEVRVFLYLPFEHAENLADQDISVELHTARAEFNLKYALEHRDIIQRFGRFPHRNRLLGRETTAEEKAFLDAGGFSG
- a CDS encoding monovalent cation:proton antiporter-2 (CPA2) family protein, producing MAVETSGSDLIQVVALLAAGVVAVPIFKRMGLGSILGYLAAGVVIGPFGIGVFSESGAILHVAELGVVMFLFIIGLEMQPSRLWGLRREIFGLGALQVGICAVLLTGVGMAGGFSISQSFVAGAGFVLTSTAIVMQLLEERGEIASPKGQRIVSILLLEDLAIVPLLALIAFLAPGGADTSLSERLTEVGIGLAAIVGLVLAGRYLLNPFFRILADARAREVMTAAALLVVLGSALAMQLSGLSMAMGAFLAGVLLSESTFRHQLEADIEPFRGILLGLFFLAVGMSLDLHVVAANWKLIAVYVVAYMVMKALGIYIVARILKTGHREALERAVFMAQGGEFAFVLYSAAAAVGIIDGQANATLTAIVIISMVLTPLAIIALRYVTPRDEQSLDGVDIADGLTGSVLIIGFGRFGQIASQPLLLRGIDVSIIDNDVEMIQAAADFGFKVYYGDGTRLDILHAAGAGRARAVLICVDKADAAVRIAELIKAEFPLLTVLARAFDRGTALQLIRAGVDYQLRETFESALVFGGSALESLGVDPEDVAETIEDVRRRDTDRFETQLAEGIRAGQRFLRGNIGTPIPTPLSTPRRPGQALNEETAGVLHKSETAD
- a CDS encoding YcjF family protein, producing the protein MTAPRKPAAFRIEPEATPTQHAPEARQTEPSRKPRALKTDVALVIPAEIDVFDEPDIVAAEPPPAIAPRKRSLLASIFFGAMGVLVSLAVGLWTDQLIRDLFARAEWLGWLAAGMAVVAVLALLVILIREFLAIARLAEVEKLQKRALDAIARDDPKAARSVVDELSAFVAAKPETAAGRRALAELRGEIIDGGNLVRLAEAEILGPLDARAKVMILEAAKRVSLVTAVSPRALVDVAYVVFEAGRLIRRLSELYGGRPGTLGFFRLARSVLAHLAVTGSIAVGDSFVQQIVGHGLAARLSAKLGEGVVNGMMTARIGIAAMETARPLPFSAAKRPGLGDFLSALTSFAAKKDTETTGSGK